The sequence TCCCGACGGCGTGGAGATGACGACCAACGCGCCCTTCGTGGGCCGGCACACGCCTCTGCTCCGGCAGGGCACCGGGATCCGACAGAATGACCTCGGCGTCACCGCCGGCAAAGAATACGTCGGGTACGCATGGCTCAAACACCCCGAAAACCGGTCGGCCCGGGCCCGCGTGACCCTGCGCTGGGGTCAGGCCGCAGCGGACGCCCAAACCGTGGAAATCCGTGTGCGCCGCGGCGATTACCAAAAATACCCCTTCCGTTTTACGGCCGGCCTCACCACGGATCAGGCCTCCCTGGAAATTCGGGCCGAGGAGGGCGACCTGTTGGTCGGCACCATCTCCTTGATGCCCGCCGATAACATCCACGGCATGCGCGCCGACACATTGGCCCTGCTGCGCCAGTTGGCCGCGCCCATCTACCGCTGGCCCGGTGGAAACTTCGTCAGCGGTTACGACTGGCGGGACGGCATCGGCGACCGCGACCGTCGCCCGCCCCGAACCAACCCCGCTTGGACCGGCGTCGAACACAACGACTTCGGCCTGCACGAATTCATCGACTTCTGCCGGCTGGTCGGCGCCCAGCCACTGGTCACCGTCAACACCGGTTTCGGCGACGCCCACTCCGCCGCCGCCCTGGTGGAGTATTGCAACGGGCCGGCCGACTCCCACTGGGGTCGCCAACGTGCCCGGAACGGGTCCCCCCAACCTTTCGGCATCCGGTACTGGTGCGTCGGCAATGAAATGTGGGGGCCCTGGCAGCTCGGCTACATGTCCCTGGACCATTACGTCCTGAAACAAAACTGGGTCGTGGACAAAATGCGCGAGGTGGATCCCACCATCTTCTGCATCGCCTCCGGTAACGCGGGCCCCTGGAGCCGCGGCCTGCTTGAACGTTGCTCCGATCACATGGAGGCCATCGCCGAACATTTCTACTGCCAGGAACGATCCGGCCTGGCCGCCCACGTCCGACAAATCCCCGACAACATCCGGGCCAAGGCCGATTTCCATCGGCGCATGCGATCGGAACTGCCCCAACTCAAGGGCAGGGACATCCGCATCGCCATGACCGAGTGGAATTACTGGTACGGACCCCACGTGTTCGGTGAACTGGGCACGCGCTACTTCCTCAAGGACGCCCTCGGCATCGCCGCCGGCCTTCATGAGTACGCCCGCCAGAGCGACCTCATCCACTCGGCCTTCTACGCCCAGACCGTCAACGTCATCGGCGCCATCAAAACCAGCCGGCGCAACGCCGCGTTCGAAACCACCGGCCTTGTCCTCATGCTGTATCGTCACCAGTTTGGTGAACTGCCGGTTCACACCCGCACCGAAGGGCTCATTGACGCACAGGCCGCCTGGAGCCTCGACCGCCGCAGACTCACGCTCGGCATCGTCAACCCCACCCTCCAGGCCCAGGTCATCCCCCTCCAGATTCACGGCGCCGCCCTGAAAAAGCGCGGCATGCGCTGGCAAATCGCAGGCACCGACCCGCAACTCTTCAATGACCCGGACGAGCCCCTGCGCGTCCGCATCGAACAACTGCCCTTCGACGGATCCACCGACCGAATCGAGGTCGCCCCCTGCAGCGTGACTCTGGTCGCCTGGGAGGCTGACTGATCAAATCGCCAACACGGGCGGCCGGTCCGAACCCCCGGGCCGGCCGTCCCGACAAGACCGTCCGCCGACCACCGCACCGGCCCGGCGCGCCCCTCGCCCCGTGCCCCGTTGACCGGCCACATCTCCGTTCCCACCGGACCCACCCCCCGGCCGCTGCCCGCCCGGAAAAACCCGGTCCGCCCCCGCCTCACAGCCGGAGATGGAAGCCGCCCTGAAACACCACCTCCGCCAGCGTGATCGCCAGGAACACCACGCTGATCAGCGCGTTCAACCGGAAAAAGGCCGTCTGAACCCAGTTCAAGCTCCGCCGCCGCGCGATCCAGTGCTCCAGCAAAACACACAGAAGGATCAGAAACCACCCCGCCAGATACGCCACCCGAAACCGGCACAGCAGGCCGAACAACAACAACAACCCCATCATGATCATGTGGCTCAGAAACGCCGCCAACAGCGCGTTGCGCGGTCCCCAGGCAACCGGCAGCGAATGCAGCCCGTGGCGCCGGTCAAACTCGTAATCCTGAATCGAGTAAATGATGTCAAAGCCCGCCACCCAGAACACCACCGCTGCCGCCAGCACCGTCATCCGCAACCCGTCCATCCACGTCAGATCGCCTCCCTTCACCGCCAGCCACGCCCCCACCGGCGCCAACCCCAACGCAATCCCCAGAAACAAATGCGTGTAATGAGTGAACCGCTTGGTGACCGAATAAAAGCACAGCACAAACAAGGCCACCGGCGACAACACAAAGCACAGCGGATTCAAAAACCAACTCGCGATCACCAGGCCCGCCCCGCTCAGTGCCCATAACGTCCACGCACCGGCCAGGCTGATCTGGCCCGTGGGCAGGTGCCGGTGCGCCGTGCGCGGATTCATTGCGTCCCAATGCCGGTCTACAATCCGGTTAAACGCCATCGCACACGTCCGGGCACAGACCATGGCCACCAAAATCAGGCTGAACGTCCGCCAACCCGGCCAGCCCCGGTGCTCCCGTGCCGCCACCGCCATCCCGGCCAGCGCAAACGGCAACGCAAACACCGTGTGCGAAAACCGGACAAACGACAGCCATTTCCGGATTTGCCCCAGCGGTCCGCGGGCCGGTCCGGCCACGGGTTCGTGCTCCGGTGCGGTCTCCGGACCCTGCTTCATCCCGGGTATCTGTGTGGGACCGCTCATTCCAGCTCCTCCGCCCAGCGCGGCACCAACTGGTGCGGCACTCCCAGGTGATCCAGAACCCGCGCCACCACCGTGTCCACCACCGCCTCGACCGTCCGGGGACAGGTGTAAAACGAAGGGTTCGCCGGCAGGATCACCGCACCCGCCTGCAACAACAGTTCAAAGTTCCGCACGTGCACCAGGTTCAGCGGCGTTTCCCGCGGCACCAGAATCAGTTTGCGCCGCTCCTTCAACACCACGTCCGCCGCCCGCAACAGCAGGTCTTCACTGTACCCGTGGGCAATCCGCCCCAGCGTGCCCATCGTGCAGGGAATGACGACCATGGCATCCGGCGGATTGCTCCCGCTGGCAAACGGAACGTTCATGCTCCGGGCATTGTGCACCCGCACGCCCGGCGCCAGCCGCAGCCCCCCGGGCAACTCCGCCTCAATCACCTGCGGCGCATACCGGCTCAACACCACATGCACCTCGTGCTGTTGCGGATCCAGGTTGTCCAGCAACCGCTGGGCGTACAGGGCACCGCTGGCGCCCGTGATGGCAATCAGGAACCTCATGCATTCAAAGTCCGCACCCGCCCGCCGTGCCACTGACTGCCGGATACCCTGCGGCGCCGACAACGCCCCGCCGCGTCCCATTCCGGGGCGGAGCCGGCCCGGCGTCCGCGCACCGCGTGTCGGGCGTTCATGTTGGGGGCCGACGATCCCGGCGCGCCATCGCCCGGCGCAGTTCCAGATCGGCCTCGCGCCGTTTGATCTCCTCCCGGCGGTCCACCTGCGATTTCCCCCGGGCCACGGCCAGTTCCACCTTCACCCGACCGTTCTTCCAGTACATCGAAAGCGGCACCAGGGTGGTTCCCTTGGCAGCGGTCAAACTCTGCAAACGATGGATCTGGTGCCTGTGCAACAGCAGCTTCCGATCCCCCTGGGGCGGGTGATTCGTCCACCCCCCCGGTTTGTACTCCTCAATCCGCGCATTCCGCAACCACACCTCGCCATTCCGGACCTCCGCCCAGGCCTCCCGCAAACTCGCCCGCTTCTCGCGCAACGACTTGACCTCCGTGCCCCGCAACACAATCCCGGCCTCCACCGTTTCCAGGATGTGGTAGTCATGCCGCGCCTTCGGGTTGGTCACAATCGGCTCCATAAACTACAACTGCCAGAAGGTCGCCCTCCTGGCCAGTTGCCGCTCACGCCTCAACCCGGGAACCCGATCAGGCCCGCCGGATGCGCCGACGGGGTTTCTCGGCGGGAGCCGACGGCTCCTCCGAATCCGGAAACTCCCAAACCAGTTTCCCCTCGGCGATCTCGAGCAACGCGATGTCGGTCACGTCCATGTTCTCGGCATTCGCGACCTGCGGCCGACTCACACTGCCCGAGCCGGCCAGCAACTGCCGGACCCGGCGGGACACGATGTTCACCAAAATGTTCGGGTCCCCAACCTTCTCCAGCGCTCGCTTGCAAAGTTCCGCGTTCATCGTAGGATCTCGAAACGTCCAGGCCCCGTACAGAATACGCCAACCCTTCCCCGCCGCAACCGCAAATTCCGCTCCCGACGCAAAACCCGCCCGACCAAAACGGCCGATCCGCCGACCGCTCCCGGCCCGGCCGCCCCTGACCGACCCCCGGGCCACTCGCAACATGCATTAAGGCGGCAAGAACCGCGTCCCCGCACTCCGCAAGGATTCACTTACATGCACTCTTTGGGTTTGCCCTCTGGGTCCTCCGTGTCTCTGTGGTTCATTCCCTCCATGGCTCTGCGATGAACCCGGCGGACACTACACCGGGGGAATACGCGACCGACAACGGTCCGGGGGTTGGGGCGAACCGGGGGCTCATCCCCGATGCGGCTGCCATCGCGAAACCGGCAGGACCAGCCGCCACTTCACTTGGGAAGCCAGGGGCAACCCCGACGACCCCCGGTCTAACGCCCGGCCTCTTTCCGGCCTGCACTGCCGGCGGAGGGACTTCTGGTACGGTCCGCCGGCCGGCGCCAAACGGCGGCGGGGCTGGTCCGGCCGTCCGGTCCCACGGCTACAAGGGCGACCGCACGTGCGTCATCCCACACCGCCGAGCGCGTGTTCCCGTCCAACCGACGGCTTGTCCATCCGTTCGCCTGCAACACTTGGAGGTACCAGAACCGGACCGTTGCGTTGGTGCCGGCGTTCCAATGCAGGTGCACCCGGCGCGAGCCGGACTCGGTGCCCACTTCAAGCCGGGGTTGGTCCGGCGGCCGGCCCGGCAGCCATGACGCCTCCGGAACCAGGGCCGCCCGGGCATAGGGCCCGCGGAGCAGTGCCTGGACGAGGTTGGTTTGGCGCAGCAGGCCCGGCAGGTGCCAGTGGATATGGCCGGCGGCGTGGCCGGTCGTTCTGCGAACCGACTGGATTTGTTTGAGGATCTCTTCCGCGCCCCAATCGGAGCCGCGGGCCGTGTTCAGTCCCGGCCAGAGATGTCGGTGCCGCGTGTTCTGGCCTTCCCACCACTCCAGCAGCGGCACGAACGGTTGCTCCCTGGCGGTGGTGGGCCAGTAGAGTTGCGGCGCGCAGTAATCCAACCATCCCTGTTGCAGCCATTTCCGGGCATCGGCGTACAGTACCGCGTAGGCGTCCAGGCCACGCACGCCGCGCGGATGATCCGGACGCCAGATCCCGAACGGGCTGATCCCAACCTTGACGGTGGGCCGAGCCTCTTTGACCGCCCGGTACAGCCGCTCCACGAACCGGTCCACGTTCTGACGACGCCAGGTGTCCCGGTCCGGTCCGTCCGCTGCGTCGCGTTGCGCCCAGGAACGTTCATCCGGGAACGGAAGCGGCCGACCGGCGCTGTCTTTCTCGGGGTAGGGATAGAAGTAATCGTCAAAATGGACGCCATCCACGTCGTAACGCCGGACCACGTCCAACACCGTCTCAATCACGTAGTCGGTCACGCCGGGTTCACCCGGGTCCAACCACAAATAGGGACCGTAGGAACGGACCCACTCCGGTCGCACGCGACTGATGTGCCGGGACGACACGGGAGGATTGGTTGGTGCCCGCACCAGCACGCGGAAAGGATTGAACCACGCGTGCAGCTCCAGGCCGCGGGCGTGTGCCTCCCGAATGGCAAACTCCAAGGGATCGTAATAGGGCTCCGGGGGTCGACCCATCTCGCCCGTGAGATAGTACGACCACGGTTCCTTGTCCGAGGCATAGAATGCGTCGCCGGCGGGGCGGACCTGGAGGATCACGGCGTTCAATCCCAGACGGGCCGCGGCATCCAGGAGTTGAAGAAGTTCCTGTTGTTGTTGGGCCGATGAAAGGCCCGGCCGTGAGGGCCAATGCAGGTTGCGGACCGTGGCGATCCACGCGGCGCGGAATTCCCGCGGCGGTGCGGGTGGTTCGACGGGCACGGCCGCGCCCCCCGCCGACCAAACCGCACCTGCCGCCAAGCCGGCCCACACCCATTGCTGCCACCGCATCGCCATGGCTGCCCTCAAAGTGCCTTTACCATCGAAAAACATGGGCCCGTCGGGCAAGTCCCGAACGCCGCACCCTCCGAAACTTTCCAGGACCCGGCCGGTGGCCGGCCCGGCGAAGAATCGCCCCGGCAGCGATCGCTTGCCGCTTTCTGCTCATTTGCATCCGCGCCCAAACCGTGCCAACGATGGACACGATGCGTCCTCAGGTAACCGCTATCCGGGTCGGTTTGCTCCAGCTCATCGTCGGTCTGAACCTTTCCGCGGCGATGTTCCGGGCTGAGACCGTGGACGACAACCTCCGCATCGGCTATGGCGTGACGGTGGCCGATGTGGATGGCGACGGTCGGCTCGACCTCGTTGTGGCCGACCAGCACCTCATCCTCTGGTATCGGAATCCGACATGGACCCGCCATGAGATGGCGGAGCGGTTGACGGAACGGGATCATGTCTGTGTGGCGGCGCTCGACCTCGACGGGGACGGCCGGGCGGAGGTGATGGCAGGAGCCGGCTGGGCACCGTGGGACACCACCACGCCGGGGGCACTGTTCGTTCTTCGGGCGGGCACGGATCGGCGGTCGGCTTGGACCCCCGTGCCCCTTCCGGCCGAGCCGACGCTGCATCGGATTCGTTGGGCCCGGGACGATGCAGGCCGATGGTCCCTGGTAACACTCCCGTTGCACGGGCGGGCGAACGATCCTGCAACCGGCACGGGCCCCGGTGTGCGCGTGCACCGTTACACCCCAGGAGCAGGCACGGAATCAGGATGGTCGCAAACCCTCCTGTTTGAGGGCCTCAACAAGACCCACAATTTCGATGTTGTTGCCTGGGACGATGACCCTCCGGACGAACTGGTAATTGCCTCGCGACAGGGCCTGTTCTTATGGGATCCGAACCCCGGGGGACCGGCCCGACTCAGGCTCCTGGCCACCAATGAACTGGGCGGCATGGGCGAGGTGCGCGTGGGGCGGGGCAGGGACGGACACAGGTTTCTGGCTGCCGTGGAGCCGATGCACGGCCATCGGCTGGCAATTTACCGGCCGGAGCGTGGACCGGGTGACCGCACGGTGCTGTCCACCAACCTGGTCGAGGGTCACGCCGTGGTGACCGGCGATTTCCTTGGACTGGGACACGACCAGGTGGTGGTAGGGTGGCGGGGCCGGGGCGGACAGGCATCGTCTGTGGGTGTTCAAATGTTCTTGCCGCGCGATGAGTCGGGGGAATCGTGGGAGGCCCGGATCATTGACGACACGATGGCTTGCGAAGACCTTGCCGTGGCCGATCTGGACGACGACGGAGACCTCGACCTGGTCGCTTCGGGCCGTGCGACCCGAAATTTGAAGATCTACTGGAACCAGCGTCGCTGATAAAGGATCTGCGCCGGCCCTGGCGTCCCGGCCGCGGCCGTCAGCCAATCTGGTCACCGTCAACCAACCACTGACGCAGTTCGGCCCATGACCGCACAACCCGTTGCACGGTCGGGGCGGGGGGCGTGGGCCGGCCGTCCGGATTGAACCAGCACGCATCCCAACCCGAGGCCACCGCACCGGCGATGTCCGCCTCCCAACTGTCGCCCACAATCAGGATGGTCTCCGGTTCCGGCCGACCCATCTGTTCCCGGGCGATTTCGAAGAATGCCCTGGCAGGCTTGGCCGCGCCGATTTCCTCGGAAATGATCACGACGTCGAAGAGCGACAGGAGCCCTGCGCCCTCTAGACGCGGGCGCTGGACACGGCTCAATCCGTTGGTCACCACGGCCAAACGGTGGCGCTGGCGCAACAGACTCAACACCTCGCGACAGCCGGGCCAGAGATCATATCCGCGCGCCAGAGCTTCGAGGTACCGGTCGGCAAACAAGGCCGCCGGGGCAGAGATGCCGGCCCGCTGGAGAAAACGTTCAAACCTGAGGGTCTTGAGGTGTTCGACGCTGATCCGGCCCTGTTCCCAAGCCTGCCAGAGTTCACGGTTGACCTCACGGTAAAGGGCGCGCAGCTCCGGCGTGGGTTCACGCCCCAATGCACCCAGCGCCTCGGCCAGCGCGCGATGTTCTGCCCGATCGTAATCCAGCAGGACCCCGTCCGCGTCAAAACAGAGCCACCGGTAGGCCGGTGCAGGATGGACTGCCGCGTTCACGGCCTCAGAGAAGCCGCCCCGCGATTTGCGCGCAATTCTCGTCTGCACCGATGTCGGCTCCCGGCCGCCACCGGGGGCGCAGCTCCCGCTTTCGTCTTCAGTTCCCCGAGCTCCCCACCGATGCCACCCACCCGCACCCGCCCACCCGTCGCTTTCACAACCCGCGTCCCGACGAGCTGTTCCTTCACATCCTGCGCAGCGTGGGTCCCGACCTGCTCGGGTAGGTTCCTGCGTGAGACGGCTCCGCGGCGCCGATGACGGGGTCGGTCGGACATGGGGTGACCTTCGGCCCGGGTTCCGGATCCTCCCCGCTTGCGGCGTGGACAACCGGCGTGTTGTCGACGGAAGTCGCGCTGTCACGATTTGTGGCGGCCCTTCGAATGGGCCGTGCTTTCGCCAGGGTCGGGCCCCATCGCCCCGTGAAAATGAACTTTGGATTGCGAGAACCACCCGGGTGACGTTGTGGGATGAATTATTGGCCGAGGTGATCGGCCATCCCCGGTTGGAGCGATCCCGGGCGGCCCGACGCCTCGGGCAGGCTCCATGGACACAGCGGGCTGTCGGGCGACTTGATTGACGGTGTCCGTGGCCCGGACTACATTGCCTTCCCGTTGGATGAACCAACCTCTTTCCTTGGAAGTGGGAAGCCTGGGGCCGATTCAGCAGGCCCGAATCGAATTTGGCGACCTGACCGTCCTGGTGGGGCTACAGTCGTGATATTTCCGACCTGGACCCTGCCTCAGGGCATTGGCCTGAGGCCTTTTGGGGTGGCCTCACCGAGTTCACCGCGCGCGTGAACGATCTTGTGGCCGGGCTTCCACCCGAGCAGTCCCCTGGCACCAGCGAATGCGCCGGTCAAGACATCGCTGTCGAAGCGCGATGACGGCCCGCCCACAAAAGTCGGGGCCCACTCGCTCCCCGGGCGCATTTCGCAAAGCGGTTGAGGAAACCGCGCCTCTCGAAGGGCATTTCAAGAAAGGTCTTCAAGCCCTCCAAGCCCCCCACCGGGCTCAGATCAAATGCCGCGACGCACGCTCCGTGGTTGGAAGTGTGAACCTGGATGACGCGCTCAAAAGCTCCCATCCCAACGAGCCCCGTTGGCACCATGCTATCGGGCTCTGGTCTTCCAAACATCACGGGGAGGCTGTCGCCCGGGTCGAGGTCCATCCCGCGTCCTCAACGCAAATTAACGAAGTGCTCGAGAAGCTCGAGTGGCTGCGCGAATGGTTGAAGGGCGAGGGCATGAAGCCGGCGAATGTGCCGCGTGCAGGGTTTTACTGGCTTGCATCGGGTGGGCGCGTGGCCATCACCCCGCATTCCTTGCAGGCCCGAAAAATTGCCGCAAAGGGCCTTTTGGGTCCGATGCGCATCCTCCATTTGTGAAGGGGCGTCCCAGCCCGAACCGGGCGTCGCGGTCCGGAACCGGCGGCCGTCGCGGCGCAGAGCACCAAACCCGAATCGGTCCCGGTTTAAGATTCCCTTTTACAGGTTCGCCATACGTCGGGCTGATTCGCTGTATTCTTGGCGCGCCGCCCGGATCGCATACGGCTCAGGGCCGGAGCGGCCGGGCGGGGGCGTCTGCGAGGCGTGTGAATGGGAGTTGGCCCGGCAAACTCTGCACCGGCACCTGGCAGGTTTTTCCGTCAACCCCCGCATCACAG is a genomic window of Limisphaera ngatamarikiensis containing:
- a CDS encoding DNA-directed RNA polymerase subunit omega, giving the protein MNAELCKRALEKVGDPNILVNIVSRRVRQLLAGSGSVSRPQVANAENMDVTDIALLEIAEGKLVWEFPDSEEPSAPAEKPRRRIRRA
- a CDS encoding alpha-L-arabinofuranosidase C-terminal domain-containing protein, whose product is MKPRLRLILALGALLGMVGLLPAQNLVRNESFENAQGNRPRGWRTETWGGQADFSYPQPGRTGERSVGIASQAGADAAWATTVTVDPFARYRLSGWIKTEAVEPVQGGRGALLNIHGLEGAATPAVTGTRDWTRVEVEFDVDDQTQLQINCLFGGWGRARGRAWFDDIALEKLEQRQPPAPKIEVDASRIGEPLSPLVYGQFIEHLGRCIYGGIWAEMLEDRKFYYPITSNYAPYTALRNTQYPVVGASPWQIVGRPDGVEMTTNAPFVGRHTPLLRQGTGIRQNDLGVTAGKEYVGYAWLKHPENRSARARVTLRWGQAAADAQTVEIRVRRGDYQKYPFRFTAGLTTDQASLEIRAEEGDLLVGTISLMPADNIHGMRADTLALLRQLAAPIYRWPGGNFVSGYDWRDGIGDRDRRPPRTNPAWTGVEHNDFGLHEFIDFCRLVGAQPLVTVNTGFGDAHSAAALVEYCNGPADSHWGRQRARNGSPQPFGIRYWCVGNEMWGPWQLGYMSLDHYVLKQNWVVDKMREVDPTIFCIASGNAGPWSRGLLERCSDHMEAIAEHFYCQERSGLAAHVRQIPDNIRAKADFHRRMRSELPQLKGRDIRIAMTEWNYWYGPHVFGELGTRYFLKDALGIAAGLHEYARQSDLIHSAFYAQTVNVIGAIKTSRRNAAFETTGLVLMLYRHQFGELPVHTRTEGLIDAQAAWSLDRRRLTLGIVNPTLQAQVIPLQIHGAALKKRGMRWQIAGTDPQLFNDPDEPLRVRIEQLPFDGSTDRIEVAPCSVTLVAWEAD
- a CDS encoding UbiX family flavin prenyltransferase encodes the protein MRFLIAITGASGALYAQRLLDNLDPQQHEVHVVLSRYAPQVIEAELPGGLRLAPGVRVHNARSMNVPFASGSNPPDAMVVIPCTMGTLGRIAHGYSEDLLLRAADVVLKERRKLILVPRETPLNLVHVRNFELLLQAGAVILPANPSFYTCPRTVEAVVDTVVARVLDHLGVPHQLVPRWAEELE
- a CDS encoding glycoside hydrolase family 10 protein yields the protein MAMRWQQWVWAGLAAGAVWSAGGAAVPVEPPAPPREFRAAWIATVRNLHWPSRPGLSSAQQQQELLQLLDAAARLGLNAVILQVRPAGDAFYASDKEPWSYYLTGEMGRPPEPYYDPLEFAIREAHARGLELHAWFNPFRVLVRAPTNPPVSSRHISRVRPEWVRSYGPYLWLDPGEPGVTDYVIETVLDVVRRYDVDGVHFDDYFYPYPEKDSAGRPLPFPDERSWAQRDAADGPDRDTWRRQNVDRFVERLYRAVKEARPTVKVGISPFGIWRPDHPRGVRGLDAYAVLYADARKWLQQGWLDYCAPQLYWPTTAREQPFVPLLEWWEGQNTRHRHLWPGLNTARGSDWGAEEILKQIQSVRRTTGHAAGHIHWHLPGLLRQTNLVQALLRGPYARAALVPEASWLPGRPPDQPRLEVGTESGSRRVHLHWNAGTNATVRFWYLQVLQANGWTSRRLDGNTRSAVWDDARAVALVAVGPDGRTSPAAVWRRPADRTRSPSAGSAGRKEAGR
- a CDS encoding UbiA-like polyprenyltransferase, yielding MKQGPETAPEHEPVAGPARGPLGQIRKWLSFVRFSHTVFALPFALAGMAVAAREHRGWPGWRTFSLILVAMVCARTCAMAFNRIVDRHWDAMNPRTAHRHLPTGQISLAGAWTLWALSGAGLVIASWFLNPLCFVLSPVALFVLCFYSVTKRFTHYTHLFLGIALGLAPVGAWLAVKGGDLTWMDGLRMTVLAAAVVFWVAGFDIIYSIQDYEFDRRHGLHSLPVAWGPRNALLAAFLSHMIMMGLLLLFGLLCRFRVAYLAGWFLILLCVLLEHWIARRRSLNWVQTAFFRLNALISVVFLAITLAEVVFQGGFHLRL
- a CDS encoding YjjG family noncanonical pyrimidine nucleotidase; this encodes MNAAVHPAPAYRWLCFDADGVLLDYDRAEHRALAEALGALGREPTPELRALYREVNRELWQAWEQGRISVEHLKTLRFERFLQRAGISAPAALFADRYLEALARGYDLWPGCREVLSLLRQRHRLAVVTNGLSRVQRPRLEGAGLLSLFDVVIISEEIGAAKPARAFFEIAREQMGRPEPETILIVGDSWEADIAGAVASGWDACWFNPDGRPTPPAPTVQRVVRSWAELRQWLVDGDQIG
- a CDS encoding FG-GAP repeat domain-containing protein, with protein sequence MRPQVTAIRVGLLQLIVGLNLSAAMFRAETVDDNLRIGYGVTVADVDGDGRLDLVVADQHLILWYRNPTWTRHEMAERLTERDHVCVAALDLDGDGRAEVMAGAGWAPWDTTTPGALFVLRAGTDRRSAWTPVPLPAEPTLHRIRWARDDAGRWSLVTLPLHGRANDPATGTGPGVRVHRYTPGAGTESGWSQTLLFEGLNKTHNFDVVAWDDDPPDELVIASRQGLFLWDPNPGGPARLRLLATNELGGMGEVRVGRGRDGHRFLAAVEPMHGHRLAIYRPERGPGDRTVLSTNLVEGHAVVTGDFLGLGHDQVVVGWRGRGGQASSVGVQMFLPRDESGESWEARIIDDTMACEDLAVADLDDDGDLDLVASGRATRNLKIYWNQRR
- the smpB gene encoding SsrA-binding protein SmpB → MEPIVTNPKARHDYHILETVEAGIVLRGTEVKSLREKRASLREAWAEVRNGEVWLRNARIEEYKPGGWTNHPPQGDRKLLLHRHQIHRLQSLTAAKGTTLVPLSMYWKNGRVKVELAVARGKSQVDRREEIKRREADLELRRAMARRDRRPPT